In ANME-2 cluster archaeon, the sequence CTGAATACATGCACCGCATTCCTGGCATGTATCCTGGTCAATCCTGGGTTTCATTGAATAGAACCTGCCAAGATACCTGATGAGGAATGCAGGTATAGCAGCATAGGGTGCCTGACCCGGCCGTTTAAATTGGATACACACCTCATCAGCCGGGTCGCCAAGGAGCATGACCTCTTCAGGAGTAGCTGGCCCCAGACCTCTCGCTGCGGCATCTGTAGTTGTCACGATGTCATCGGGGTCAAAACCAATTAGCCTGGAGGCGATCATATCAAGTGCCACGCAGTTTTTAGATGCCATTATCACTCCCACATTCACCGGGTCGCCCCGGGATGGTCCGGCCCCTTCCATCCCTACCACCCCGTCCATGATTGCAAGAGCAGGCGGGCGTACGGAGAATATATCCACCACTGCCTGGCTGAAAATATCATTCTTGCCCAGTGCATGCGCTTTTTTCCTTATCTTAGCAGGTACGGTCCCGAACATGTTCTTGATGGCTCCTGTGAACAGGGTAAGTTCGTGGGTCTTGAGTTTTGGCAGTGTTATTATCACATCGGCATCAAGCACGGGTTTTGCCACATATATCGTATCTAACTGCTTTCCATTCGGGACATCGACCTTCTCATATCCACACACATCAAAATTAGCGATTTCAACCCCCAGTTCTTCAGCTGCCGTTTTTATTCCTGAGACTTCCAGGGCCTCTGCGGTTGCACCGGGGTGTACCATACCGGCACCATCCCCGACAATGGGAATGCCCCCAGCATCCTGTACCAGTTCGATTACTGCCGATACCACTGAGGGATGGGTTGTCACAGCATCCTCAGGTGGCCTGGCAGACAGCAGGTTTACCTTCAACAACACTCTGTCGCCCGGATGTATGATGTTATCAAGGCCCCCGATAAGTTCCAATGAATGGGTGACGGCTTTTTTCACACTGGCGTAATCACTACAATGCACAATGGAAACGGAAGTCATCTGGTTTTCTGGTTTTCGCATACTAGCTCTACTCCTTGTCTTAGATTGATTGAGAAGAGAATATTCATGTGTATCTGGAATGCATGTATATTATTCTGAATATTGATTATGGGAACATATACGATGCAAGTCCTGGAATAAATTGAGGAAAATACAGCGGCACTAACTTGACAACAATTATAATTGTCATAATGTTCATGAAAATTATCTTTCTCAGCTTTTTGTTCTCGAACAGATACAATACTACTGTCAAGTCAATCCTCAAGTGTCGGATAAAGCCGAGATAACTTAATCCTTGCATCCTCAGTTGTAAATTGCCAATTAACTTTCGCATTTTTATTGTTTCTGTATTTTTGCCATGCCAGTACTTCATCACTGACAACCGCAATGTCATCGATTCTTCTGTTTAAACACTGCCCTGTGAGCACGTTTAATTTTATCTCAGCCATATTCAACCAACTCCCATGCTTTGGAGTATACACAAACTCGAATCTGTCCAATATTGCCTTTGCCTTCTCAGGCTGAAACGTTTCATAGAGCGATCCTGGAACGTGTGTGTTCAGATTGTCCATCACCAATATTATTTTTTCTGCTGTTTCGTATTGATCCTCAATCTCCTCCAAAAAATAAGCCCAATCCTGCTTGGTTCTTCTTTCAGTGACCTTCACCATGCGCTTTCCTGCCAATGGTTCACAGACGATAAAAACATTGCACATACCGCAACGCCTGTATTCATAATCATACATGGTCGGATGCCCTGGCGAAGCAGAGATTGGAGTTCTTGTCTCTGCAATTAGCTGCTTTGGGGATTCGTCCATGCATACAACAGGATATCGTGGATCAAACGGACGTTTGTAAACATCCAACACTATTTCCATATTTGCAACAAAGTTACCGTTTTGCTCTGGAGGAATTACCCAACCTTTTTGCTTCCAAGGCTTGATCTCGTTTTTTTTAGGATACGACGTACCGTTTCATGGGAGATGCTATCAATATATTCGAGTTCGACAACCTTGTCGGCTAACAACCTAAGAGACCATCTCGCAAAACCTTCGGGTGGCTCACCGCAACTCACTGCAACCAAATGAGCTTCAAAGTCCCCGTCAGCTTTTTTATCGTAGATGCGGTCTCTCTTTCTTCCGTTGAGGGCAACTTCGATACCTTCCGAGACAAAACGCTCCTTCACTCGGTCGATCTTTCTCATACTTATGTTCAGGATGTGGGCAATTTCTTCGTTGGTCGAACGTTTTATCTGATACTCACCTTCATCGCATCCAAGTAGAATCAGAGCGTTGAGAATTTTCTGTGATTTATGTGTACCCTTGGAAATAAGTGCTCTAAGAGTTTCGCGTTCATCTTTAGTAAGCGTCACGATGTATTTCTTCATTTTCAATTCCCTCAAGTTGATTATGAAGAACATATATTATATACTTTACGACATTATATGGTTGACTTGACATTAGTATAATTCTTAACCCGAATCATCCGGTTGCTACATCGAATGCTGAATGTGATAGATGTCATAATGATGGAACAATTTTGACCCTGGCTAATGTAGACTTCCATGATAAGGCAATCAGACCTGTTGGAGGTGACAATTGTCTGGATTGTCATAGTTCTGCTCAATAGAAAGGGGAACAAAATAATGAAATGAAACGAAAATCGAACCTCATCATTAAGACGATCTGACCCGGAATTGTCAAGAAGAACGAACTATTAAAGGAGGCAAAGAACTTATGAAAATAAGGTGGGTTTTGATCTATGCGGTCTTATTAATGATTGTTATTAGCTATGGTGCCTCATCATATCCTTCATATAATACAGAGGAAGATTGCAGAAGCTGTCATGGTATTACAGTAGACCGGCATCATCTTCTGATACCAAATGGAACGTATCAATGTACAGATTGCCATGCAATGAAATATGACACACAAAATCAGATCTATTATCCTGAAGTAATTAGGAATTGTCTGACCTGCCATGTTGGAAAAGAACATACGGATGCACATCATCTCCTTGTACAGCAAGGTTTATTTGTATGTACTGATTGCCATGCAATGAAATATGATACGCAAAATCAAACTTATTATCCTGAAATAATATGGGATTGTACTATATGCCATTCGACCGTATTGATTCCAGGTACCCCCGTTCCTACACCTACGCCAACTCCAGTAAACCCACCAACAATTTCCAACCTTTCTCCGACATCTCCTGCAAAAGATATTATTGGGGCTTCAAGGGAATTCACTATTACAGTTGATCAGATAGTAGATTTTACCTGGTATCTTGACAATAATCCGGTTCAGTCAAATGAAAGTGTTCTTTATGCAGGTTATACCAATACAGGCGCAGCCTTGGGAGTATGGAACATTAGTGTAAAGGCTTCTAATGTCGATGGAAATATTATGTACATCTGGACATGGAACGTGTCATCAATACCTCCTCCACCAGTCATAACCATCTCTTTTCCAACCTCATCAATAAACGATATTGTTGGAACTTCAAGGAAATTCGGGATAACAATTGACCAGATTGCTAACATTGTCTGGTATATTAATGGTAATCCTGTCCAGTCTAATGTCAGTGTCATGGGTGCGAGTTATAATAATTCGAGTACGACCATTGGAATCTGGAACGTGAGTGCAATAGCGACAAATGCCAACGGACGTGCATCGCATACTTGGACCTGGAACGTGGCACCTCTCCCTGTTCCCCCGGTCATCAGTAATTTTGCACCCAATCCGTTAGTAAATGATATTGTGGGAGCTTCAAGGACCTTTAACATCACGATAGATCAGCCTGCTGACGTATCCTGGTATATCAACGGAATCCTGGTCCAATCCAATGGAAGTATTTCAGAAGCACGATATACTAATAACAGTTCAGCTGTGGGAACGTGGAACGTGAGTGCAATAGCGACAAATGCCAACGGAAGTGTAATGTGCACCTGGACATGGAAAGTAATGTACTATTTCAGTGGTTTCCTGTCGCCCATAAAAACTGATGGAAGAAGTATCTTCAAGCTGGGAAGTATAGTCCCAATAAAGTTTCAATTACGCGACGCTAATGGTAACGATATCAAAAGTGCAGATGTAAGATTAAATTTCACTAAGATAATCTCAACCGCTACAGGGACATATTTAGAACCTTTTTTGATAGAAAATGAAACAACAGGGGATGTTTTCATATTTAGCAACACGAGCAATATGTATAAGTATAATCTCGCAACTAAAAATATGTCAAGTGCAACCTGGCAGATAAGGGTGGATATTGATGATGGAAATTCGAATACGGTAAATATTTCACTTAAATGTTAAGGCATCACGTTGATCATGACCTGATTTTCTCCTGCATCAGGTTAAATCTCCTAATTTTTCCCCATATCTATTGCATCATGATGGTTAGTCTATAATGCAGTCGTTAGCCTAAAGAAAATGTTACCATCTTGCGTTCAAGTCTCATATCAGCAGGGTCATCCTCCACATCAAAATGAGGGATTCCGTATTCATCGTTCATTTCAGCAACAATCCTTTCAAAATCCGACCCTGCCATCAATTCCCGGAAAAGCACAGCCATTTGCCCGACCTTCTTGTAATCGCAGAACCACTGGTGCAGGATAAGGTCTACCCCTTCATATCCCACAAAGTCCCTGAACGCATCTTTGTAATACATTTCGCTCTTGCAGCAGTCAAGGTAATATAATTGATACGGTTTTTTATCTGGATGTTCAAATCCTGCTTTCATTGCTTCAGTAAAGATAGTCACATCGTCGCTCAGGCTGATATGTTTACCATATCCAGCATGGGATTTCAGGTATATGACATCCTCGTTTATGAGAGATTCCTGCCAGAGTTCCTGAAGGTCATTATCATAATCCCTGCCATGGACAAGGCGTATGCGCGCAGTGATATCATTATCCTCATAGGTGAACGTGGTCTTTAATTCGTCATACCCGCTACGGTGTTCAGTCATCCCGAATCCGATGTTCCTGAGCCTGAGCCGGGCTCCCAGAAATACACTATAGTCGTAATAAGCACCCCACGGGTCAGGCCCTATCAGAAGGGTGGCATTAAGTGTACCGCCATCGAACAGCATATCATATCTGGGTGCATTACGGCTCTTATTGATCATCAGTAATGATTTCTCTTATTTTCAGTAAATATAAATTTAACGCATTGTAAAGCATGTGTTAATCTGCGGTTCGTTGTTTTATAGAAACATGGAGTGCAAGTCATCAGGAATAATCTTAATTGGACTTCTTCGCCAATTCCTCCATAAAATGATGCTAATAAATTCATCCAAACCGGAGTTGTATTTGACCTGGAGAAAGAGAGGACCCCAGTTAAGAAAAAAAGAACTCCAATCCGAGAATGATAATTCCGGAAAGCACGCCAAATGATACTGGGATTCCTAAAATAGATTAAATGCGTATTTTTGTCATTTCACAATTATCCATGACCGGGGGCTCAAATTCACTTTTTTGTGATAGGGATAAACCAAAAAAAATACTAATTGCGAATACGATCCCGCTTTGAATGATTGATAGAAGCACTAATCGCGGCAATGGTAGAGGAATGCTTTTCAGAATGTCACCCTGAAGGGTAAATGCATAGGGCTGCGATAACGCTCAAAATGCTTGCTGTTACCAATATGAAAAACAATTTCCTATTTATTGATGGAAATGTATTCATATTTATTCTCCTTTCAGGAAGACTCGAAAAGTACTTGCCAACCCCCCATACCATAATGGCAGCCAGAGCATACCAACAGGTGCACCCTGCATAAGTGTACCAAAAATGGTGGCAGGAAAGCGGAAGAATGGAGGGGAAAAGGACTGCATATATCAAAATATATTTAATATATAATAACCTATAGGTGACTATATGAATTCTTCAACAACAATCTGTCTGGACCCTAAAGTTAAGGATATGTTAACATCTCTAAAACATTATCCTCGTGAATCATATAGCTCCGTTGTGAAGAGATTGGCAAATATGGCGATTGATAAAGAATCACTCAGCGACGAAGCAATAAATGGTATAGAAGAAGCATTAGAAGATATCAAACAGGGGCGATTGCACTCCGAAGAAGAAATTCTAAAAGAGTTTGACCTGTCATGAGCTATAAGGTCAAGTATACATCCAAAGCGAAAAGGGATCTTCAAAAGCTCCCCCTGGATATTGCACAGAGCATAATTCTATCGATTCATGATATTAAGAATGATCCCTATTCTTATGTAAAAAAGATAAAAGGGACAAAAAGTCATCCTCTCTATACTCATCGGATTGGTGAATATCGGGTAATATTGGACATTATTGATGATAGTCTGTTGATAATAGTGATTGAAACGGGTCACCGAAATAAAATCTACCGGAAATATTAATGAATGAAATTCACCCTTTTTTTAGACATTAATCATCAAATAATTATTTTGCAGCCATGACAGCACTCCACACGCAACAACTGAATACAACTCCCCCAACCCACAATTAATAATTAGTTTTGAGCCCCCCTTCAAGCATCCATCCATACTTCACACCCAAAGCCTGCAGGAAGAATCGAAAAGCGCCTGCCTGTACCCTCGTCACAAGGACGGGCGGGAGCATACCG encodes:
- a CDS encoding DUF362 domain-containing protein, producing MTSVSIVHCSDYASVKKAVTHSLELIGGLDNIIHPGDRVLLKVNLLSARPPEDAVTTHPSVVSAVIELVQDAGGIPIVGDGAGMVHPGATAEALEVSGIKTAAEELGVEIANFDVCGYEKVDVPNGKQLDTIYVAKPVLDADVIITLPKLKTHELTLFTGAIKNMFGTVPAKIRKKAHALGKNDIFSQAVVDIFSVRPPALAIMDGVVGMEGAGPSRGDPVNVGVIMASKNCVALDMIASRLIGFDPDDIVTTTDAAARGLGPATPEEVMLLGDPADEVCIQFKRPGQAPYAAIPAFLIRYLGRFYSMKPRIDQDTCQECGACIQNCPTAAIELPYPVKIDDEKCVQCYTCFELCPHNSISIQKSLLARIVK
- a CDS encoding IS630 family transposase (programmed frameshift), yielding MKKYIVTLTKDERETLRALISKGTHKSQKILNALILLGCDEGEYQIKRSTNEEIAHILNISMRKIDRVKERFVSEGIEVALNGRKRDRIYDKKADGDFEAHLVAVSCGEPPEGFARWSLRLLADKVVELEYIDSISHETVRRIPKKNEIKPWKQKGWVIPPEQNGNFVANMEIVLDVYKRPFDPRYPVVCMDESPKQLIAETRTPISASPGHPTMYDYEYRRCGMCNVFIVCEPLAGKRMVKVTERRTKQDWAYFLEEIEDQYETAEKIILVMDNLNTHVPGSLYETFQPEKAKAILDRFEFVYTPKHGSWLNMAEIKLNVLTGQCLNRRIDDIAVVSDEVLAWQKYRNNKNAKVNWQFTTEDARIKLSRLYPTLED
- a CDS encoding type II toxin-antitoxin system RelE/ParE family toxin codes for the protein MSYKVKYTSKAKRDLQKLPLDIAQSIILSIHDIKNDPYSYVKKIKGTKSHPLYTHRIGEYRVILDIIDDSLLIIVIETGHRNKIYRKY
- a CDS encoding cytochrome c family protein yields the protein MKIRWVLIYAVLLMIVISYGASSYPSYNTEEDCRSCHGITVDRHHLLIPNGTYQCTDCHAMKYDTQNQIYYPEVIRNCLTCHVGKEHTDAHHLLVQQGLFVCTDCHAMKYDTQNQTYYPEIIWDCTICHSTVLIPGTPVPTPTPTPVNPPTISNLSPTSPAKDIIGASREFTITVDQIVDFTWYLDNNPVQSNESVLYAGYTNTGAALGVWNISVKASNVDGNIMYIWTWNVSSIPPPPVITISFPTSSINDIVGTSRKFGITIDQIANIVWYINGNPVQSNVSVMGASYNNSSTTIGIWNVSAIATNANGRASHTWTWNVAPLPVPPVISNFAPNPLVNDIVGASRTFNITIDQPADVSWYINGILVQSNGSISEARYTNNSSAVGTWNVSAIATNANGSVMCTWTWKVMYYFSGFLSPIKTDGRSIFKLGSIVPIKFQLRDANGNDIKSADVRLNFTKIISTATGTYLEPFLIENETTGDVFIFSNTSNMYKYNLATKNMSSATWQIRVDIDDGNSNTVNISLKC